The Primulina eburnea isolate SZY01 chromosome 8, ASM2296580v1, whole genome shotgun sequence genome contains a region encoding:
- the LOC140837904 gene encoding uncharacterized protein produces the protein MANITKLEFEALDISGKNYLSWILDAEVHLISKNLGDTIKEANNESLQDLAKSLIFLRHHLDDGLKAEYLTVKNPQELWKDLKERFDHQRTIVLPRARYEWIHLRLQDFKSVSDYNSALFKICSKLKLCGENISDQDLLEKTFSTFHASNVLLQQQYRERGFKKYSELISCLLVAEQNNELLMKNHQMRPTGSTPFPEANETAFPEVNVNSTQIPHYGRGRGRGRGRGNGQRKNFQQHDGKRQKTNHQPWKPNNEESVGKPKEYEDKCFKCGTEGHWSRTCRTAKHLVDLYQNSRKGKGKIETNFADDDGPVDITHLDVSDFFAQPDGNIDHLIGGGVLENID, from the coding sequence ATGGCAAATATTACCAAACTCGAATTCGAAGCACTTGATATCAGTGGAAAAAACTATTTGTCATGGATTTTGGATGCTGAGGTTCATCTCATTTCTAAAAATCTTGGAGATACGATAAAAGAAGCAAACAACGAATCCCTGCAGGATCTTGCAAAATCACTCATTTTCCTTCGTCACCATCTCGATGATGGATTGAAAGCCGAGTATCTCACTGTGAAAAACCCGCAAGAACTTTGGAAAGATCTTAAAGAAAGGTTTGACCATCAGAGAACTATAGTTCTCCCAAGAGCCCGCTATGAATGGATCCACCTTCGCCTGCAAGATTTCAAATCTGTAAGCGACTATAATTCTGCATTATTCAAAATTTGTTCCAAGCTCAAACTTTGTGGAGAAAACATTTCTGATCAAGATTTACTTGAAAAAACATTCTCTACTTTCCACGCATCAAATGTGCTCCTGCAGCAGCAATATCGTGAGCGTGGATTTAAAAAATACTCTGAGCTTATTTCATGTCTACTAGTTGCTGAACAAAACAATGAACTACTGATGAAAAATCATCAAATGCGCCCAACCGGCTCTACACCATTTCCTGAAGCAAATGAAACAGCATTCCCTGAAGTGAATGTCAACTCAACCCAAATCCCTCATTATGGAAGAGGGCGTGGGCGTGGACGCGGACGCGGCAATGGTCAAAGGAAAAATTTTCAGCAACATGATGGAAAGAGACAGAAAACAAACCACCAACCGTGGAAACCGAATAATGAAGAATCAGTTGGAAAACCAAAAGAATATGAAGATAAGTGTTTCAAATGTGGAACGGAGGGGCATTGGTCTCGTACCTGTCGTACGGCAAAGCATCTTGTAGATCTCTACCAAAATtcaagaaaaggaaaaggaaaaatagaGACAAATTTTGCTGATGATGATGGCCCTGTCGACATAACTCATTTAGATGTCTCTGATTTCTTTGCACAACCGGATGGGAATATTGATCATTTGATTGGGGGTGGTGTGCTAGAAAATATAGATTGA
- the LOC140838285 gene encoding LEAF RUST 10 DISEASE-RESISTANCEUS RECEPTOR-LIKE PROTEIN KINASE-like 1.3 isoform X2 translates to MDPATPNNSTTHAASAFNCGNTINGIGYPFRDIHDPPYCGHPSFILSCDSTNVTRIYLTSTMYQVLEINQAAQIMRVVRDDIMMETCPQVMVNTTLDHTVFGYASTYKNYTFLYGCPASKYPYYNPLSCRRFGSNDGDFVNVYLLSGNQGPGKCNTSVVVPGPGNEDVENGNSTGLVEVLREGFEIKWKLDSEACLACIESKGRCGFNIKNNQTGCFCPGPPYLADTCSIFANGSSPIPESSPSPGNSSSKKVGLIIGLALAGAVLASFALGFLIFYSKQRRKKHIATNYVDKMSKDIAAPPLSKGPLFPSSMNFTNSIPSYPSSKSELGWGSTYFGAHVFNYAELEEATNNFDPSRELGDGGFGTVYYGVLADGRAVAVKRLYENNVRRVEQFMNEVEILTRLRHENLVMLYGCTSRRSRELILVYEYIRNGTVADHLHGKRAKSGLLSWPVRLHIAIETAEALTYLHKSDIIHRDVKTNNVLLDQDFHVKVADFGLSRLFPTDVTHVSTAPQGTPGYVDPEYYQCYQLTEKSDVYSFGVMLVELISSLQAVDTNRHRQDINLSNMAINKIQNRTLHELVDPNLGFDTNSTVRRMVTLVAELAFRCLQHERVMRPSMEDVLEVLRGIQNEDLNANKAEVVDILADEDARLLSVIVDPPSPDSVVPNKWGGSSTSNSSR, encoded by the exons ATGGATCCAGCAACCCCCAACAACTCTACAACGCATGCAGCAAGTGCATTCAACTGCGGCAATACAATCAACGGAATCGGCTATCCTTTCCGGGATATTCACGATCCTCCCTACTGTGGCCACCCGAGCTTCATCCTCAGCTGTGATTCAACCAATGTAACAAGAATCTACCTCACGAGCACAATGTATCAGGTTCTGGAAATAAACCAAGCCgctcaaatcatgcgagtcgtGAGAGACGACATCATGATGGAAACTTGCCCACAAGTGATGGTTAACACCACTTTAGACCACACGGTCTTTGGTTACGCATCCACGTATAAGAATTACACGTTCTTGTACGGTTGCCCGGCCTCGAAATATCCGTATTACAACCCTCTTTCTTGTCGGAGATTCGGATCAAATGACGGTGATTTTGTAAACGTGTATCTGCTGTCAGGAAATCAGGGCCCTGGAAAGTGTAATACTAGTGTCGTAGTTCCAGGGCCTGGAAACGAGGACGTTGAAAATGGGAATTCAACAGGTTTAGTTGAAGTACTCCGAGAGGGATTCGAGATTAAGTGGAAACTTGATAGCGAAGCTTGCCTTGCGTGTATTGAATCCAAGGGAAGATGTGGattcaatataaaaaataatcagACGGGCTGCTTTTGCCCTGGTCCTCCATATTTGGCTGACACTTGCTCAATATTCGCTAATGGATCATCGCCTATTCCCGAATCGTCTCCGTCTCCGG GAAATAGCTCTTCGAAGAAAGTGGGATTGATTATTG GTCTGGCCCTAGCTGGTGCAGTTCTCGCTAGTTTTGCGCTCGGATTCTTGATTTTCTACAGTAAACAGAGGCGTAAAAAGCATATTGCAACCAACTATGTGGACAAAATGAGCAAGGATATCGCCGCTCCTCCCTTGAGCAAGGGTCCCTTGTTTCCCAGTTCGATGAATTTCACTAACAGCATCCCTTCATATCCATCTTCGAAATCCGAATTGGGTTGGGGAAGCACATACTTCGGGGCACATGTTTTCAACTATGCTGAACTAGAAGAAGCTACTAATAACTTCGATCCTTCTAGGGAACTTGGGGATGGTGGATTCGGCACTGTATATTATG GGGTGCTAGCTGATGGTCGCGCTGTTGCAGTTAAGCGATTATATGAAAACAATGTCAGACGAGTGGAGCAATTCATGAATGAAGTCGAGATTCTGACCCGGTTAAGGCACGAAAACCTTGTGATGCTTTATGGATGCACGTCCAGGCGCAGCCGAGAGCTAATACTAGTTTATGAGTACATCCGAAATGGAACAGTGGCTGATCATCTTCATGGAAAACGAGCCAAATCAGGCTTGCTATCTTGGCCAGTTCGGCTACATATAGCCATTGAAACAGCTGAAGCACTTACATATCTTCACAAATCAGACATCATCCATCGAGATGTTAAAACCAACAACGTTCTTCTAGACCAAGATTTTCACGTAAAAGTTGCCGACTTTGGGTTGTCAAGATTGTTCCCCACGGATGTCACCCATGTATCAACAGCCCCGCAAGGAACTCCTGGTTATGTCGATCCTGAGTACTACCAGTGTTACCAACTCACCGAAAAGAGTGACGTGTATAGCTTCGGAGTGATGTTAGTCGAGCTTATATCATCATTACAGGCCGTGGACACAAACAGACACCGGCAAGATATCAACTTATCAAACATGGCTATTAACAAGATCCAGAACCGGACATTGCATGAGTTGGTGGATCCAAATCTTGGTTTTGACACGAATAGTACAGTGCGAAGGATGGTCACATTGGTCGCGGAATTAGCTTTTCGATGCTTGCAACATGAAAGGGTTATGAGACCCTCGATGGAAGATGTTCTCGAGGTTCTGAGAGGGATTCAGAATGAGGATCTGAATGCGAATAAGGCAGAAGTAGTCGACATTTTGGCGGATGAAGATGCTCGACTGCTTAGCGTCATCGTTGACCCTCCGTCACCGGATTCGGTTGTCCCCAACAAATGGGGAGGTAGCTCTACATCTAATTCTAGTCGTTGA
- the LOC140838285 gene encoding LEAF RUST 10 DISEASE-RESISTANCEUS RECEPTOR-LIKE PROTEIN KINASE-like 1.4 isoform X1, which translates to MPPFPLFFTLVATLFTAVRSQNDAATFPDCDRTFSCGAITNITYPFTGGDRPSYCGVPEFSLTCRDDTITEMTHGALVYRVLQLDQTQKTLVLSRSDLYTTTCPSEFRNTTLNSSLFSYESVQNENLSLFYGCNTTAMTVTPTNLFQCNSGGFSFTNAYYIIGPVPTDPILRILSCSVSITVPVLRDIGNLLSNLQLTLGKALTEGFGVNYVDPYEKWCSECSRLGGRCGFDSSLVQPVCICGDRPCPFAVTLAPEASSNASEGNSSSKKVGLIIGLALAGAVLASFALGFLIFYSKQRRKKHIATNYVDKMSKDIAAPPLSKGPLFPSSMNFTNSIPSYPSSKSELGWGSTYFGAHVFNYAELEEATNNFDPSRELGDGGFGTVYYGVLADGRAVAVKRLYENNVRRVEQFMNEVEILTRLRHENLVMLYGCTSRRSRELILVYEYIRNGTVADHLHGKRAKSGLLSWPVRLHIAIETAEALTYLHKSDIIHRDVKTNNVLLDQDFHVKVADFGLSRLFPTDVTHVSTAPQGTPGYVDPEYYQCYQLTEKSDVYSFGVMLVELISSLQAVDTNRHRQDINLSNMAINKIQNRTLHELVDPNLGFDTNSTVRRMVTLVAELAFRCLQHERVMRPSMEDVLEVLRGIQNEDLNANKAEVVDILADEDARLLSVIVDPPSPDSVVPNKWGGSSTSNSSR; encoded by the exons ATGCCTCCCTTTCCTCTTTTCTTCACACTCGTCGCCACCCTCTTCACGGCGGTGCGTTCCCAGAACGATGCAGCAACATTCCCAGACTGCGACCGCACCTTCTCATGCGGCGCCATCACCAACATAACCTACCCTTTCACAGGCGGCGACCGCCCCTCGTACTGCGGAGTTCCTGAATTCTCACTCACCTGCCGAGACGACACGATCACCGAGATGACGCATGGTGCACTCGTTTACAGAGTCCTGCAACTCGATCAAACTCAGAAAACTCTCGTTCTGTCTCGCTCCGACCTGTACACTACCACCTGCCCGTCGGAATTCCGCAACACGACCCTCAATTCCTCGTTGTTCTCTTACGAAAGTGTTCAAAATGAAAATCTTAGTTTGTTCTATGGCTGCAACACTACCGCGATGACAGTGACACCGACTAATCTTTTCCAGTGCAATTCCGGTGGCTTCAGTTTCACCAATGCGTATTATATTATCGGGCCGGTGCCAACCGACCCGATTTTGAGGATCCTATCCTGTAGCGTTAGTATTACGGTGCCTGTTTTGCGGGATATAGGCAATCTACTTTCGAATCTACAGCTGACACTTGGGAAGGCATTAACAGAAGGTTTTGGTGTGAATTATGTCGACCCGTACGAGAAGTGGTGCTCCGAGTGCAGTAGGTTAGGCGGGCGATGCGGGTTCGATTCGAGTTTGGTTCAACCCGTTTGTATTTGTGGAGATAGGCCTTGTCCTTTTGCTGTAACACTTGCTCCAGAAGCTAGTTCAAATGCTTCTGAAG GAAATAGCTCTTCGAAGAAAGTGGGATTGATTATTG GTCTGGCCCTAGCTGGTGCAGTTCTCGCTAGTTTTGCGCTCGGATTCTTGATTTTCTACAGTAAACAGAGGCGTAAAAAGCATATTGCAACCAACTATGTGGACAAAATGAGCAAGGATATCGCCGCTCCTCCCTTGAGCAAGGGTCCCTTGTTTCCCAGTTCGATGAATTTCACTAACAGCATCCCTTCATATCCATCTTCGAAATCCGAATTGGGTTGGGGAAGCACATACTTCGGGGCACATGTTTTCAACTATGCTGAACTAGAAGAAGCTACTAATAACTTCGATCCTTCTAGGGAACTTGGGGATGGTGGATTCGGCACTGTATATTATG GGGTGCTAGCTGATGGTCGCGCTGTTGCAGTTAAGCGATTATATGAAAACAATGTCAGACGAGTGGAGCAATTCATGAATGAAGTCGAGATTCTGACCCGGTTAAGGCACGAAAACCTTGTGATGCTTTATGGATGCACGTCCAGGCGCAGCCGAGAGCTAATACTAGTTTATGAGTACATCCGAAATGGAACAGTGGCTGATCATCTTCATGGAAAACGAGCCAAATCAGGCTTGCTATCTTGGCCAGTTCGGCTACATATAGCCATTGAAACAGCTGAAGCACTTACATATCTTCACAAATCAGACATCATCCATCGAGATGTTAAAACCAACAACGTTCTTCTAGACCAAGATTTTCACGTAAAAGTTGCCGACTTTGGGTTGTCAAGATTGTTCCCCACGGATGTCACCCATGTATCAACAGCCCCGCAAGGAACTCCTGGTTATGTCGATCCTGAGTACTACCAGTGTTACCAACTCACCGAAAAGAGTGACGTGTATAGCTTCGGAGTGATGTTAGTCGAGCTTATATCATCATTACAGGCCGTGGACACAAACAGACACCGGCAAGATATCAACTTATCAAACATGGCTATTAACAAGATCCAGAACCGGACATTGCATGAGTTGGTGGATCCAAATCTTGGTTTTGACACGAATAGTACAGTGCGAAGGATGGTCACATTGGTCGCGGAATTAGCTTTTCGATGCTTGCAACATGAAAGGGTTATGAGACCCTCGATGGAAGATGTTCTCGAGGTTCTGAGAGGGATTCAGAATGAGGATCTGAATGCGAATAAGGCAGAAGTAGTCGACATTTTGGCGGATGAAGATGCTCGACTGCTTAGCGTCATCGTTGACCCTCCGTCACCGGATTCGGTTGTCCCCAACAAATGGGGAGGTAGCTCTACATCTAATTCTAGTCGTTGA
- the LOC140837906 gene encoding uncharacterized protein translates to MATFQKFKLLATQCAVAGSPTRSPATSPGNVIHIRRKRTLRMLLGRAGGRRLPECPDEGSPDRRDSSDEGSSPEKGEKLSARNKLKDLFVSSPPAFGERSSENVRERLLTTSSVSDGGVREAAYRSLRPLSATIRQRLMRRAWRPLLVAIPE, encoded by the coding sequence ATGGCCACTTTTCAGAAATTCAAGCTCTTGGCGACACAGTGTGCGGTTGCAGGTAGCCCTACTAGAAGCCCAGCCACCAGCCCAGGAAATGTAATACACATCCGCAGGAAGAGAACCCTTCGAATGCTGCTCGGCCGCGCTGGTGGGAGAAGGCTCCCGGAGTGTCCGGATGAGGGCTCTCCTGATCGGAGGGACAGTAGCGATGAAGGGAGCTCGCCGGAGAAAGGGGAGAAGTTGTCTGCCAGGAACAAGCTCAAGGATTTGTTTGTGTCGTCGCCCCCAGCTTTCGGAGAGAGGTCCTCGGAGAATGTCCGGGAAAGGTTGTTGACAACGAGCAGCGTATCCGATGGCGGCGTCAGGGAGGCTGCGTACCGCTCGCTGCGTCCGCTTTCGGCGACGATTCGACAGCGGTTGATGAGGAGAGCGTGGCGTCCGTTGCTTGTCGCCATACCTGAGTAA
- the LOC140838287 gene encoding LOW QUALITY PROTEIN: plastidic glucose transporter 4 (The sequence of the model RefSeq protein was modified relative to this genomic sequence to represent the inferred CDS: deleted 1 base in 1 codon), translating into MSKRTGCFGFRIGSASMGAKGSVESIFGSSTKFRSVRVQASEGDVEDAASAKIHVKSSGSVLPYVGVACLGAILFGYHLGVVNGALEYLAKDLGIAENAVLKGWVVSTLLAGATVGSFTGGSLADKFGRTKTFQLDAIPLTIGAFLCATAQSIEAMIIGRLLAGIGIGISSAIVPLYISEISPTEVRGTLGSVNQLFICVGILAALVAGLPLAGNPLWWRTMFGVALVPSILLALGMAFSPESPRWLYQQGKISQAEQAIRKLYGKERVAEVMSDLDAASQGSSEPEAGWFDLLSRRYRNVVSVGAALFLLQQLAGINAVVYYSTAVFRSAGVASDVAASALVGAANVFGTTIASSLMDRQGRKSLLLISFSGMAASMLLLFLTFTWNALTSYSGTLAVLGTVLYVLSFSLGAGPVPALLLPEIFASRIRAKAVALSLGMHWISNFVIGLYFLSVVNKFGISTVYLGFASVCLLAVMYIAGNVVETKGRSLEEIELALSPSI; encoded by the exons AAGGAGATGTTGAGGATGCTGCATCTGCCAAAATCCATGTgaaatcatctggatcagtgctTCCATATGTCGGCGTTGCTTGCTTGGGAGCCATTCTTTTTGGATACCATTTAGG GGTTGTTAATGGAGCTTTAGAGTACCTCGCTAAGGACCTTGGGATTGCTGAGAATGCGGTGTTAAAAG GCTGGGTTGTTAGCACTCTTCTAGCCGGTGCCACTGTTGGTTCATTTACTGGGGGTTCGTTGGCTGATAAATTTGGTCGAACAAAGACCTTCCAGTTGGATGCAATCCCACTTACTATTGGAGCATTTCTTTG TGCCACGGCTCAAAGTATAGAGGCTATGATAATTGGCCGTTTACTAGCTGGAATTGGGATTGGCATATCATCTGCTATTGTCCCACTTTATATATCTGAG ATTTCACCTACTGAAGTTCGTGGCACACTCGGGTCTGTAAACCAATTGTTTATATGTGTTGGAATTCTCGCGGCTTTGGTAGCTGGATTACCTTTGGCAGGGAATCCTTTGTG GTGGAGGACAATGTTTGGTGTGGCGCTTGTTCCATCTATATTATTGGCCCTTGGAATGGCATTTTCTCCTGAAAGTCCACGATGGTTGTACCAG CAAggaaaaatttctcaagcagAA CAGGCTATTAGGAAGCTATATGGAAAAGAAAGAGTTGCTGAGGTTATGAGTGACTTGGATGCTGCCAGTCAAGGTTCCTCTGAACCAGAAGCTGGATGGTTTGATCTTTTGAGCCGTCGTTACCGAAACG TTGTCAGTGTCGGTGCAGCTCTCTTCTTGCTGCAGCAACTTGCTGGGATAAATGCAGTTGTTTATTATTCGACGGCCGTGTTCCGCAGCGCTGGAGTTGCTTCTGATGTTGCTGCTAGTGCTCTGGTTGGAGCGGCAAATGTGTTTG GCACAACTATTGCATCTTCATTGATGGACAGACAAGGAAGAAAAAGTCTTCTGCTTATAAGCTTTTCTGGAATG GCCGCTTCTATGCTGCTACTCTTCCTGACCTTCACTTGGAATGCTCTGACATCTTATTCTGGAACACTTGCTGTCCTTGGCACTGTTCT TTATGTACTGTCCTTTTCTCTTGGTGCTGGTCCGGTACCTGCTCTGCTACTTCCAGAGATCTTTGCCTCTAGGATCAGAGCCAAAGCAGTGGCGTTGTCTTTGGGCATGCATTGG ATATCCAATTTTGTGATCGGCCTGTACTTCTTGAGCGTTGTAAATAAGTTCGGAATCAGCACAGTGTACCTGGGATTTGCATCTGTTTGTCTTCTAGCAGTCATGTACATAGCCGGTAATGTTGTGGAAACGAAGGGCCGATCTTTGGAGGAAATCGAGCTTGCTCTGAGCCCGTCTATCTGA